TCGAAGTCGGAGCCGCCCTTGCCGCCGCCGATGGGCAGGCCGGTCAGGGAGTTCTTAAAGATCTGCTCGAAGCCCAGGAACTTGATGATGCCCAGGTTGACAGACGGGTGGAAGCGCAGGCCGCCCTTGTAGGGGCCCAGTGCGGAGTTGAACTGGACGCGGAAACCGCGGTTGACCTGGACGACACCGTTGTCGTCGACCCACGGCACGCGGAAGATCAGCTGGCGCTCCGGCTCGCAGAGGCGCTGGATGAGCCCCTGGTCAGCGTAGTGGCTGTCCTTCTCGAGGACGATCTTCAGGGAATCGAGAACCTCGGCGACGGCCTGGTGGAACTCCGGCTCGCCAGCGTTGCGCTGGAGAACCATGTTGTAGTAGCCAGCGACCTTTTCCTCAATAGAAGACATGTGCACCCTTCCTTTTGCACTTGACGTATTCTGCCGATTTCGCGCGCGTGGGCGTCGATGTCCAATCCTCACCGACGCCGAGGCGAAAACAATTCCTAACTATTACTTAATAGATATGATCGGCAATAGGGAGGTTACTCGTTGGAGCCCCGATGGGAGAACTTCCTTTACGAAATTCACACCAAACCTTCTCAAATCATGAGAATATCCACCCCCGATCTCCCCACTTTGTGAGATTTCGCCGAGAAAGACGTGGCCCGGGCCACACAAAATCGTTCCCGGGCTTCGCTCCGCGGACGGCGAGCACCCGCCGCGAGGCGGGCGTCGATAAGCTCGAGGAAAAAGTTTCCCTTCAGGAAGGCCCCGCCATGCGCATCGTCATCGCCCCCGATTCCTTCAAGTCCACCGCGAGCAGCAGCACAGCGGGCGAGTACCTGCGCGAGGGCGCACGCCAGGCGCTCGCGGAGCTCGGGATCGAGGCCGAGGTCGAGGTGTTCCCCATGGCCGACGGCGGCGAGGGCACCTCGGAGATCTTCGGCGGGCAGCGCATCACCCTGCCCACCACCGACGCCGTCGGCAGGCTCACCGAGGCCACCTACACCTACGATCCCGCCACCACCACCGCTTACATCGACGTCGCCGCCGCCAGCGGACTGCCTCAGGTGGCAGACGCCCTGGCCCCGCTCACCGCCGACACCTACGGCACCGGCGTGCTCATCGCCGACGCCCAGACCCGCGGCGCCACCCGCATTGTGCTATGCCTCGGCGGCTCGGCGACCACCGACGGCGGCACCGGCATCCTCGTCGCCCTCGGCGCGCACGCCGTGGACAAGGCAGGACTCCCCCTGCGCCCGGGCGGCGCGGCACTGGCTAGCATCGACACCATCGACACCGCCCAGCTCAACATCCCGGCCGCCGCGCTCGAGTGGGTGCTGCTCACCGACGTCACCAACCCCGCGACCGGCGAGAACGGCTCGGCGGCCGTCTTCGGCCCTCAGAAGGGCGCCACGCCGGAACAGGTCGAGGCCCTCGACCGCGGCATCGCCGCCCTGTGTGAGGCGCTCGGCGTGGATCCCACCACGCCCGGCATGGGAGCGGCTGGCGCCATCCCCGTGGGCATCACCTGGCTGTCCACCGTCCTGCACGGCACCCCCGAGCACGTGCACATCCTGCCCGGCGCGCCCGTCGTCGCCGACTCCACCGGGCTTACCGAGGCCCTCGAGGGCGCGGACCTGCTCATCACGGGCGAGGGGGCCTTCGATTCCCAGTCGCTCCAGGGCAAGGTCGTGGGCACGCTCCTTGGCATGGCTGGCCAGACGCCCGTCACCATCGTCGCAGGCCGAAGCGACTCGCCCGCCCCCGAAGGCGCCGAGGTGCTCGTCTTAAAGGAATCTACAAGCGTTCGCGAGCAGCTTGTCGACGCCGGTCGGCGGGCAATCCTTCACCGTTACGGGAGCTAAGGCAGGCATCCCAATCCCCCATCAAGCCGTGGTTCTTCGGGCCACGGCTTTCTTGTTGCCCCGCCCTGACCTGGGACGATCCGCTGGAACAAAAGTACTTTTAATACTTACTTTCAGAGAGTCACTTTCTGCAATACAGTATTGGCAACAACGAAGAACAACCTACCGAAGGGATTCAAGAAAATGTCTAACGTCACCGTCATCGGATTCGGCTCCATCGGCTCCGCGGTCGCGGGTATCGCCGTCAAGGCAGGCTCCGCCACCCAGGTGCTGGTCCGCGATCCAGAAAAGGTTGAGGAGCTGGCGGGCGCCACCATCGAAAAGATCGGCGCACCTATTACCGGCGAGGTCGTCGTGCTGGCGCTCCCCTACCCTGCCATCGCGGGCGTCATCGAGGCGTACGGCCCAGCCGCCTTCGCGGGCAAGATCGTGGTCGATCCCTCCAACCCCGTCGACTTCGAGACGCTCGACTCGGTCGTGGCGCCGGGCAGCTCCACGGCAGCAGAGATCGCGGCACAGCTGCCGGGGGCGAAGGTCGTCAAGGCCTTTAACACCAACTTCGCGGCCACGCTGGCCAGCGGCACCGCGGCGGGCCAGACCACCGTCGTCTCCGCCGCCTCCGATTCCGCCGAGGCCAAGGACGCGCTACGCGGCATCGTCGAGGGCGCCGGCCTGAAGTTCTCCGACGCTGGCGAGCTCAAGCGCGCCGCCCGCCTCGAGGCCATCGGCATCCACGGCATCTACCTCGCCGTCACCGAGCAGATCAGCTGGACCGGCGGCCTGCTCATCACGAAGTAGTCTTAGCTCTTAGCGCCCGGCTTCGCCTCGTTGCGGATCCGGGCGCAAAACCGTGGAAGGAAAGGAAGGCAAAACCATGACCTTGGCCTACGACCCCTACCAGCGCGCCTGCCCCTCGCGGCAGTTCCTGAAGTCGCTCGGCGACCTGTGGACCGTGCTCATCCTGGGCGCGCTCCGCGACGCGGGCGAGCCGCTGCGCTTCAAGGACATCTCCCAGCGCGTCGACGGGATCTCCACGAAGATGCTCACCCAGACCCTCCGCGCTTTCGAGCGCGACGGGCTGGTCATCAGGGTGCAGTACGCTGAGGTCCCGCCGCGGGTGACCTATGAGCTCTCCGAGGTCGGGCACGACCTCGCGCTCGCGCTACAGCAGGTAGAGAAGTGGGCGACCTCGCACATGGACGAGGTCCTCGCCGCGCGCGTCGCCCACGAGCAGGGCTAGCGGTAGATCTCCACCGTCCACGGGAAGGTGGCGGGCTGCTCGAAGTCCTCCTCGCGGTGCAGCTGCACGCCGTCCGCCGGGAGGTCCGCCGCGGGGGTGAGCACCCGGGAGAGGATCATGGCGATCTGGTTCACCGATCCCTGCACGCCCTCCACCCCAATTCGGTAGCCGTGGGGCCGCATGCCGCCTGTGATCTCGGCTACCTCGTCCACGTCGTGGTCCCGGTCGGTGGTGTAGGTGAGCCGGAGCTGCGCGTCGACCTCCGGCGCCACCTGCGGGTTTTCGTCGTGGGTGACCGTGAACGAGCTCATCTTGCCGTCGCGGACGAGCAGCTGGGCGACCTGCTCGAAGCGCCCGGCGAGCGGGGCTGCGTGCTCGTCGTCGACGAGGCAGACGAAGTGAATGGTAGGCATAGTAGGCATGGTGCAAGAGTAGCTAATAACCTAAGAAACTATGAGCTCCCCTTTCTTCACCCGCCCCACCCCGATCCAGACCATGGCGGATGGAACCGTCAAGCAGGTCAATCCCTTCTCGGGAACGCAGGTGTGGACGGTCCCGGGCCGCGGCAATCGCCCTATCTCCCGGCCAGCTGTGAGCGTCGAAAAGCTTGAAAAAGGGGACGCCGCTTCTTACTGCGCGTTTTGCGCCGACCGGCACCTAGAAACCCCGCCGGAGAAGGCGCGCGTCATCGCCCGCGACGTCGCCGAGGCGGCAGGGATCGAGGGCGAGGTGCTTACCGACGGCTACGTGCTGGCCACAAAGCAGCTCATCGACCAACAGACCACCCCGGTCGCCTTCCGACGAGTCTCCAACCTCTTCGAGATCGTCACCTTCGACTACTGGGAGGCCAACTACGGCTTCACCCCGGACGCGTCGACCCAGGCGTGGATGGACGCCTACCTCGCCGATCCCGCAGGCCGCGAGCACGTGCTCACCACCGTGCGCACCAAGCGCAAGGCCGCGGGCCTTGAGCCCAACGCACCCGAGGACGAGCTCCTCCACCAGGCCCGCGCCTTCTTCGCGGGCGGCCACGACCTCATCATCGGCGGCAAGCACTTCGTCGACGGCGCCACCACCAACGACCAGCTCGCCTCCTCCGGCATGCTGTCGACCGACGAGCACGGCGCGCTCATGGCGTTCACCGTGGCCTCCATGCACGACCTCTACCAGCGCAATCGCTACGCGCCCTACGTGGCAGTGTTCCAGAACTGGCTCAAGCCCGCGGGCGCGTCCTTCGATCACCTCCACAAGCAGCTGGTCGCCATCGACGAGCGCGGCGTGCAGGCCGAGATGGAGATCGCGCGGCTGCGCAGCAACCCCAACATGTATAACGAGTGGGCCGTGGACTACGCG
This is a stretch of genomic DNA from Corynebacterium vitaeruminis DSM 20294. It encodes these proteins:
- a CDS encoding glycerate kinase, which codes for MRIVIAPDSFKSTASSSTAGEYLREGARQALAELGIEAEVEVFPMADGGEGTSEIFGGQRITLPTTDAVGRLTEATYTYDPATTTAYIDVAAASGLPQVADALAPLTADTYGTGVLIADAQTRGATRIVLCLGGSATTDGGTGILVALGAHAVDKAGLPLRPGGAALASIDTIDTAQLNIPAAALEWVLLTDVTNPATGENGSAAVFGPQKGATPEQVEALDRGIAALCEALGVDPTTPGMGAAGAIPVGITWLSTVLHGTPEHVHILPGAPVVADSTGLTEALEGADLLITGEGAFDSQSLQGKVVGTLLGMAGQTPVTIVAGRSDSPAPEGAEVLVLKESTSVREQLVDAGRRAILHRYGS
- a CDS encoding NADPH-dependent F420 reductase, with translation MSNVTVIGFGSIGSAVAGIAVKAGSATQVLVRDPEKVEELAGATIEKIGAPITGEVVVLALPYPAIAGVIEAYGPAAFAGKIVVDPSNPVDFETLDSVVAPGSSTAAEIAAQLPGAKVVKAFNTNFAATLASGTAAGQTTVVSAASDSAEAKDALRGIVEGAGLKFSDAGELKRAARLEAIGIHGIYLAVTEQISWTGGLLITK
- a CDS encoding winged helix-turn-helix transcriptional regulator, with the translated sequence MTLAYDPYQRACPSRQFLKSLGDLWTVLILGALRDAGEPLRFKDISQRVDGISTKMLTQTLRAFERDGLVIRVQYAEVPPRVTYELSEVGHDLALALQQVEKWATSHMDEVLAARVAHEQG
- a CDS encoding DUF4921 family protein; translation: MSSPFFTRPTPIQTMADGTVKQVNPFSGTQVWTVPGRGNRPISRPAVSVEKLEKGDAASYCAFCADRHLETPPEKARVIARDVAEAAGIEGEVLTDGYVLATKQLIDQQTTPVAFRRVSNLFEIVTFDYWEANYGFTPDASTQAWMDAYLADPAGREHVLTTVRTKRKAAGLEPNAPEDELLHQARAFFAGGHDLIIGGKHFVDGATTNDQLASSGMLSTDEHGALMAFTVASMHDLYQRNRYAPYVAVFQNWLKPAGASFDHLHKQLVAIDERGVQAEMEIARLRSNPNMYNEWAVDYAATQNLIIAENDHAVMFAGFGHRYPTLEIFSTSSTAEPWKQTPEEVRGMSDMVHAAHAATGPDVPCNEEWHHKPADLDMPMPWRIMLKWRVSNLAGFEGGTKIYLNTLSPWNIRDRIVSTMYALRDEGRVSPDLRIATECKVKRNSLRYNPFL